Proteins encoded in a region of the Suncus etruscus isolate mSunEtr1 chromosome 1, mSunEtr1.pri.cur, whole genome shotgun sequence genome:
- the LOC126001748 gene encoding lanosterol 14-alpha demethylase isoform X1: MLLGILQGGGMILEQAMERVTGSSPLSLLLLAGTFTLSLVYLFRLAAGRSPPLPAGAKTPPYIFSPIPFLGHAIAFGKSPIEFLENAYDKYGPVFSFTMVGKTFTYLLGSDAAALLFNSKNEDLNAEEIYSPLTTPVFGKGVAYDVPNSVFLEQKKILKTGLNIAQFKQHVSIIEKETKEYFESWGESGEKNLFEALSELIILTASHCLHGKEIRSQLNEKVAQLYADLDGGFSYQAWLLPGWFPLPSFRRRDRAHQAIKNIFYKAIQKRRNSKEKIDDFLQTLLDSTYKDGRPLTDDEVAGMLIGLLLAGQHTSSTTSAWLGFFLARDKVLQEKCYLEQKTVCGEDFTPLSYDRIKDLNLLDRCIKETLRLRPPLMTMMRMAKTPLTVAGYTIPPGHQVCVSPTVNHRLKGSWSERLDYNPDRYLQDNNSALGEKFAYIPFGAGRHRCIGENFAYVQIKTIWTTMLRLYEFDLINGYFPSVNYTTMIHTPENPVIRYKRRQNEAGCKLLKSEISTSFAKAFEENEVCR, encoded by the exons ATGCTGCTCGGCATCTTGCAGGGGGGCGGGATGATACTGGAGCAGGCGATGGAGCGGGTGACCGGCAGCAGCCCGCTCTCCCTGCTGCTGCTCGCCGGCACCTTCACGCTCAGCCTGGTCTACCTGTTCCGCCTTGCGGCCGGCCGCTCGCCCCCTCTGCCTGCGGGGGCG aaaactCCTCCATACATTTTCTCCCCAATCCCATTCCTGGGACATGCCATAGCATTTGGGAAAAGTCCAATTGAATTCCTAGAGAATGCATATGATAAG tatGGACCTGTGTTTAGTTTTACTATGGTGGGCAAGACATTTACTTACCTTCTGGGGAGCGATGCCGCTGCACTGCTTTTTAATAGTAAGAATGAAGACCTGAATGCTGAGGAAATCTACAGTCCTCTGACAACACCTGTGTTTGGGAAGGGAGTCGCATATGATGTACCTAATTCA gtcttcttagaacagaagaaaattttaaaaactggcCTTAACATAGCCCAATTTAAACAACATGTTTCTataattgaaaaagaaacaaaggaatacTTTGAAAGTTGGGGAGAAAGTGGAGAAAAAA ATTTATTTGAAGCTCTTTCCGAGCTGATAATTTTAACAGCTAGTCATTGTTTACATGGAAAGGAAATCCGAAGTCAACTCAATGAGAAGGTGGCCCAGCTATATGCAGATTTGGATGGAGGGTTCAGCTACCAAGCCTGGCTATTGCCAGGCTGGTTCCCTTTGCCTAGTTTCAG GCGCCGGGATAGAGCTCATCAAGCTATCAAGAATATTTTCTATAAGGCCATCCAGAAACgcagaaattcaaaagaaaaaatagatgacTTTCTCCAAACTTTACTCGATTCCACTTACAA AGATGGACGTCCCTTGACAGATGATGAAGTGGCTGGCATGCTTATTGGGCTGCTTTTGGCAGGGCAGCATACATCCTCAACTACTAGTGCCTGGCTGGGTTTCTTTTTGGCCAGAGACAAAGTACTTCAAGAAAAATGTTATCTAGAACAGAAAACAGTCTGTGGAGAGGACTTCACTCCTCTGTCATATGACCGG atcaaGGATCTAAATTTATTGGATCGTTGTATAAAAGAAACATTAAGACTTAGACCTCCTCTTATGACCATGATGAGAATGGCCAAAACTCCTCTG ACTGTAGCAGGGTATACCATTCCTCCGGGACATCAGGTGTGTGTTTCTCCCACTGTCAATCATAGACTTAAAGGTTCATGGAGTGAACGTCTAGACTATAATCCTGATCGCTACTTGCAGGACAATAATTCAGCATTAGGAGAGAAATTTGCTTACATACCATTTGGAGCTG gacGTCATCGTTGTATTGGAGAGAATTTTGCCTACGTTCAAATTAAGACAATTTGGACCACTATGCTTCGCTTATATGAATTTGATCTCATTAATGGATATTTTCCCAGTGTGAATTATACAACCATGATTCACACCCCTGAAAACCCAGTTATCCGATACAAACGACGTCAGAATGAAGCAGGCTGCAAATTACTAAAAAGTGAAATATCAACATCATTTGCAAAAGCATTTGAAGAGAATGAAGTTTGCAGATGA
- the LOC126001748 gene encoding lanosterol 14-alpha demethylase isoform X2 has translation MLLGILQGGGMILEQAMERVTGSSPLSLLLLAGTFTLSLVYLFRLAAGRSPPLPAGAKTPPYIFSPIPFLGHAIAFGKSPIEFLENAYDKYGPVFSFTMVGKTFTYLLGSDAAALLFNSKNEDLNAEEIYSPLTTPVFGKGVAYDVPNSVFLEQKKILKTGLNIAQFKQHVSIIEKETKEYFESWGESGEKNLFEALSELIILTASHCLHGKEIRSQLNEKVAQLYADLDGGFSYQAWLLPGWFPLPSFRDGRPLTDDEVAGMLIGLLLAGQHTSSTTSAWLGFFLARDKVLQEKCYLEQKTVCGEDFTPLSYDRIKDLNLLDRCIKETLRLRPPLMTMMRMAKTPLTVAGYTIPPGHQVCVSPTVNHRLKGSWSERLDYNPDRYLQDNNSALGEKFAYIPFGAGRHRCIGENFAYVQIKTIWTTMLRLYEFDLINGYFPSVNYTTMIHTPENPVIRYKRRQNEAGCKLLKSEISTSFAKAFEENEVCR, from the exons ATGCTGCTCGGCATCTTGCAGGGGGGCGGGATGATACTGGAGCAGGCGATGGAGCGGGTGACCGGCAGCAGCCCGCTCTCCCTGCTGCTGCTCGCCGGCACCTTCACGCTCAGCCTGGTCTACCTGTTCCGCCTTGCGGCCGGCCGCTCGCCCCCTCTGCCTGCGGGGGCG aaaactCCTCCATACATTTTCTCCCCAATCCCATTCCTGGGACATGCCATAGCATTTGGGAAAAGTCCAATTGAATTCCTAGAGAATGCATATGATAAG tatGGACCTGTGTTTAGTTTTACTATGGTGGGCAAGACATTTACTTACCTTCTGGGGAGCGATGCCGCTGCACTGCTTTTTAATAGTAAGAATGAAGACCTGAATGCTGAGGAAATCTACAGTCCTCTGACAACACCTGTGTTTGGGAAGGGAGTCGCATATGATGTACCTAATTCA gtcttcttagaacagaagaaaattttaaaaactggcCTTAACATAGCCCAATTTAAACAACATGTTTCTataattgaaaaagaaacaaaggaatacTTTGAAAGTTGGGGAGAAAGTGGAGAAAAAA ATTTATTTGAAGCTCTTTCCGAGCTGATAATTTTAACAGCTAGTCATTGTTTACATGGAAAGGAAATCCGAAGTCAACTCAATGAGAAGGTGGCCCAGCTATATGCAGATTTGGATGGAGGGTTCAGCTACCAAGCCTGGCTATTGCCAGGCTGGTTCCCTTTGCCTAGTTTCAG AGATGGACGTCCCTTGACAGATGATGAAGTGGCTGGCATGCTTATTGGGCTGCTTTTGGCAGGGCAGCATACATCCTCAACTACTAGTGCCTGGCTGGGTTTCTTTTTGGCCAGAGACAAAGTACTTCAAGAAAAATGTTATCTAGAACAGAAAACAGTCTGTGGAGAGGACTTCACTCCTCTGTCATATGACCGG atcaaGGATCTAAATTTATTGGATCGTTGTATAAAAGAAACATTAAGACTTAGACCTCCTCTTATGACCATGATGAGAATGGCCAAAACTCCTCTG ACTGTAGCAGGGTATACCATTCCTCCGGGACATCAGGTGTGTGTTTCTCCCACTGTCAATCATAGACTTAAAGGTTCATGGAGTGAACGTCTAGACTATAATCCTGATCGCTACTTGCAGGACAATAATTCAGCATTAGGAGAGAAATTTGCTTACATACCATTTGGAGCTG gacGTCATCGTTGTATTGGAGAGAATTTTGCCTACGTTCAAATTAAGACAATTTGGACCACTATGCTTCGCTTATATGAATTTGATCTCATTAATGGATATTTTCCCAGTGTGAATTATACAACCATGATTCACACCCCTGAAAACCCAGTTATCCGATACAAACGACGTCAGAATGAAGCAGGCTGCAAATTACTAAAAAGTGAAATATCAACATCATTTGCAAAAGCATTTGAAGAGAATGAAGTTTGCAGATGA